One window of the Macrobrachium nipponense isolate FS-2020 chromosome 22, ASM1510439v2, whole genome shotgun sequence genome contains the following:
- the LOC135198735 gene encoding pro-resilin-like — translation MKIVLLAALFGIAIADRLPSTSYGAPNGGASNGFGGANGAPSNGNSAPNGNGAANGNGVGGSNGAPSNGYSAPNGNGNGGSNGAPSNGYTAPNGNGRNGNGFGGSNGAPRNGYAPPSNTYGAPTNGYGVDPAIAALAENIPGGGVPGEDFPILASVPDTGFDCNAQNVPGYYADTDAEAGCQVFHICQDRPNGRRQQDSFLCPNGTIFNQQYLVCDWWFNFDCADAESFYSVNEQIGVVPNAGYGYGPSANGNGNGNGNGNGNGYGSNGNGRNGNGRNGNGRNGNGSNGYGANGNGANGNGAAAAPANGYGAPAAPSDSYGAPF, via the exons ATGAAGATCGTTCTCTTGGCAG CCCTCTTCGGGATCGCCATCGCCGACCGCCTGCCCTCCACCAGCTACGGGGCACCTAATGGCGGAGCTTCCAACGGATTCGGTGGAGCGAATGGAGCTCCCAGCAACGGTAACAGTGCACCCAATGGAAACGGTGCCGCCAATGGCAATGGTGTTGGAGGTTCAAATGGCGCTCCCAGCAATGGATACAGTGCACCAAACGGCAACGGAAATGGAGGCTCAAACGGTGCCCCTAGCAATGGCTACACTGCTCCTAATGGCAACGGCCGTAATGGAAACGGCTTTGGAGGATCCAACGGTGCTCCAAGGAACGGCTATGCTCCCCCAAGCAACACATACGGAGCCCCTACTAACGGCTATGGAGTAGACCCTGCTATTGCTGCTTTGGCTGAGAACATTCCAGGAGGTGGTGTCCCTGGAGAGGACTTCCCTATCTTGGCCTCTGTCCCTGACACAGGCTTCGACTGCAACGCCCAGAATGTCCCTGGATATTATGCCGACACTGATGCTGAAGCTGGCTGCCAGGTCTTCCATATCTGCCAGGACAGGCCCAATGGACGCCGTCAGCAGGACTCCTTCCTCTGCCCCAACGGCACCATCTTCAACCAACAGTACCTCGTCTGCGACTGGTGGTTCAACTTCGACTGCGCTGACGCCGAATCCTTCTACTCCGTCAACGAACAGATCGGAGTTGTCCCTAATGCCGGATACGGTTATGGACCTAGTGCTAATGGAAATGGCAATGGCAACGGCAATGGAAATGGCAATGGATATGGCTCCAACGGAAATGGAAGAAACGGCAATGGCAGAAATGGTAATGGCAGAAATGGTAATGGAAGTAATGGGTATGGTGCCAACGGAAATGGTGCCAACGGAAATGGTGCCGCTGCAGCTCCTGCCAATGGCTACGGTGCCCCAGCCGCCCCATCAGACAGCTACGGCGCTCCTTTCTAA
- the LOC135198414 gene encoding pro-resilin-like, which translates to MKIVLLAALFGIAIADRLPSTSYGAPNGGASNGFGGANGAPSNGYSAPNGNGAANGNGFGGSNGAPSNGYSAPNGNGFGGSNGAPTNGYTAPNGNGRNGNGFGGSNGAPRNGYAPPSNTYGAPTTGYGVDPAIAVLAENIPGGGVPGEDYPILASVPDTSFDCNAQNVPGYYADTDAEAGCQVFHICQDRPNGRRQQDSFLCPNGTIFNQQYLVCDWWFNFDCADAESFYSVNEQIGVVPNAGYGYGPSANGNGNGNGNGNGNGNGYGSNGNGRNGNGRNGNGRNGNGRNGNGSNGYGANGNGAAGAAAAPANGYGAPAAPSDSYGAPF; encoded by the exons ATGAAGATCGTTCTCTTGGCAG CCCTCTTCGGGATCGCCATCGCCGACCGCCTGCCCTCCACCAGCTACGGGGCACCTAATGGCGGAGCTTCCAACGGATTCGGTGGAGCGAATGGAGCTCCCAGCAACGGTTACAGCGCACCCAATGGAAACGGTGCCGCCAATGGCAATGGTTTTGGAGGTTCAAATGGCGCTCCCAGCAATGGATACAGTGCACCAAACGGCAACGGATTTGGAGGCTCAAATGGTGCCCCTACCAATGGCTACACTGCTCCTAATGGTAATGGCCGTAATGGAAACGGCTTTGGAGGATCCAACGGTGCTCCAAGGAACGGCTATGCTCCCCCAAGTAACACATACGGAGCCCCTACTACCGGCTATGGAGTAGACCCTGCTATTGCTGTTTTGGCTGAGAACATCCCTGGAGGTGGTGTCCCTGGAGAGGACTACCCTATCTTGGCCTCTGTTCCTGACACCAGCTTCGACTGCAACGCCCAGAATGTCCCTGGATATTACGCCGACACTGATGCTGAAGCCGGCTGCCAGGTCTTCCACATCTGCCAGGACAGGCCCAATGGACGCCGTCAGCAGGACTCCTTCCTCTGCCCCAACGGCACCATCTTCAACCAACAGTACCTCGTCTGCGACTGGTGGTTCAACTTCGACTGCGCTGACGCCGAATCCTTCTACTCCGTCAACGAACAAATCGGAGTTGTTCCTAATGCCGGATACGGTTATGGACCTAGTgctaatggaaatggaaatggcaaTGGCAACGGCAATGGAAATGGCAATGGATATGGCTCCAACGGAAATGGAAGAAATGGCAATGGAAGAAACGGCAATGGCAGAAATGGTAATGGCAGAAATGGCAATGGAAGCAATGGGTATGGTGCCAACGGAAATGGTGCCGCTGGTGCCGCTGCAGCTCCTGCCAATGGCTACGGTGCCCCAGCCGCCCCATCAGACAGCTACGGCGCTCCTTTCTAA
- the LOC135198730 gene encoding pro-resilin-like — MKIVLLAALFGIAIADRLPSTSYGAPNGGASNGFGGANGAPSNGYSAPNGNGAANGNGFVGSNGAPSNGYSAQNGNGFGGSNGAPTNGYTAPNGNGRNGNGFGGSNGATRNGYAPPSNTYGAPTNGYGVDPAIAALAENIPGGGVPGEDYPILASVPDTGFDCNAQNVPGYYADTDAEAGCQVFHICQDRPNGRRQQDSFLCPNGTIFNQQYLVCDWWFNFDCADAESFYSVNEQIGVVPNAGYGYGPSANGNGNGNGNGNGNGNGYGSNGNGRNGNGRNGNGRNGNGRNGNGSNGYGANGNGAAGAAAAPANGYGAPAAPSDSYGAPF, encoded by the exons ATGAAGATCGTTCTCTTAGCAG CCCTCTTCGGGATCGCCATCGCCGACCGCCTGCCCTCCACCAGCTACGGGGCACCTAATGGCGGAGCTTCCAACGGATTCGGTGGAGCGAATGGAGCTCCCAGCAACGGTTACAGCGCACCCAATGGAAACGGTGCCGCCAATGGCAATGGTTTTGTAGGTTCAAATGGCGCTCCCAGCAATGGATACAGTGCACAAAACGGCAATGGATTTGGAGGCTCAAACGGCGCCCCTACCAATGGCTACACCGCTCCTAATGGCAATGGCCGTAATGGAAACGGCTTTGGAGGATCCAACGGTGCTACAAGGAACGGCTATGCTCCCCCAAGTAACACATACGGAGCCCCTACTAACGGCTATGGAGTAGACCCTGCTATTGCTGCTTTGGCTGAGAACATCCCAGGAGGTGGTGTCCCTGGAGAGGACTACCCTATCTTGGCCTCTGTCCCTGACACCGGATTCGACTGCAACGCCCAGAATGTCCCTGGATATTACGCCGACACTGATGCTGAAGCCGGCTGCCAGGTCTTCCACATCTGCCAGGACAGGCCCAATGGACGCCGTCAGCAGGACTCCTTCCTCTGCCCCAACGGCACCATCTTCAACCAACAGTACCTCGTCTGCGACTGGTGGTTCAACTTCGACTGTGCTGACGCCGAATCCTTCTATTCCGTCAACGAACAAATCGGAGTTGTTCCTAATGCCGGATACGGTTATGGACCTAGTgctaatggaaatggaaatggaaatggcaaTGGCAATGGAAATGGCAATGGATATGGCTCCAACGGAAATGGAAGAAATGGCAATGGAAGAAACGGCAATGGCAGAAATGGTAATGGCAGAAATGGCAATGGAAGCAATGGGTATGGTGCCAACGGAAATGGTGCCGCTGGTGCCGCTGCAGCTCCTGCCAATGGCTACGGTGCCCCAGCCGCCCCATCAGACAGCTACGGCGCTCCTTTCTAA